GATTCGTAACCGGCTTTCGGATAGAGCGGGAATCCTTGTGCGACGACAAAATCGCGCGTCATTTTCGCCAATTTCTCATGGCGCGCCCACCGGTTATCCAAGCCTTCGGCAAGAATGTCGTCAGTCTGAACGTCAAGTGCGAAGATATGCGAAATCGCTGGGGTTGCCGGGGTCTGGTTCTTGTCGCTGTACTTCTTCATATCGAGGAAGTCGGTGTAATAACCGCGATGTTTTACGGTCTTCGCCCGCTCGAAGGAACGTGGGGAGTGCGTCGAAATCGTAAGACCGGCAGGCATTGCCCATGCTTTTTGCACACCGGCTAACAACACATCGATGCCCCATTCGTCAGTCGGGATCTTCGCGCCTGCCATACAGGAAACCGCATCGACGCAAAACATGACGTCGGGATACTTCTTCATGACTTCGGCGATTTTTCCGATGGGGGATTCAACGCCGGTTGAGGTTTCGTTCATCACGACGGTTAAACAATCGAATTCACCGCTCGCAAGTTTCGCATCGATCAATTCAGGGGTAATCGGCTGGCCCCAATCGACTTTCAATACTTCATTGGCGACATTATTCGCGGGGCACATTTCACCCCAGCGTTTGGAGAATGCGCCATTGACGCAGGAGAGTACTTTCTTGTTCGACAGATTGCGAACGCAAGCTTCCATAACCAATGTCGAGCTGGATGCCCATAAGAAGATGTCGTTCGTGGTATAAAGAATTTGCTTGAGTTTGGGGATTACGCGTTCGTGCAACGCGATGTAGTCTTTCGACCGGTGACCGACCTGCGGTGTCGCCATCGCCTGCAGAATCTTAGGCCGGACTTCACTGGGTCCCGGAATGAACAGTTTCTTGTGCATGGAAAAACCTTTCGGAAGGAGCTACACGTTGTCATTACCCGGACAGCGGTTGACGGGATTTTCTTTGGTCGGCAGCCGGTCGCTGCAGGAACCAAAGTCCCTAAAATTACGGAGAAATACCCTACTAAGGCAACTCACCATTTCCCCCGTGATCGAATGTGAACAAGCATGTGACGTAAAAGTGATTAAAGAGATGAAATGGCACGAATGCGCTTGTTTATTGATTATCAGTGTCGTAAGTTTTCTTATCAATCGATGGCGGTTTCCCATGTACAAAACCCATTTCGTCCCACTTGTAGCTATACTG
This genomic stretch from bacterium harbors:
- a CDS encoding alanine--glyoxylate aminotransferase family protein; translation: MHKKLFIPGPSEVRPKILQAMATPQVGHRSKDYIALHERVIPKLKQILYTTNDIFLWASSSTLVMEACVRNLSNKKVLSCVNGAFSKRWGEMCPANNVANEVLKVDWGQPITPELIDAKLASGEFDCLTVVMNETSTGVESPIGKIAEVMKKYPDVMFCVDAVSCMAGAKIPTDEWGIDVLLAGVQKAWAMPAGLTISTHSPRSFERAKTVKHRGYYTDFLDMKKYSDKNQTPATPAISHIFALDVQTDDILAEGLDNRWARHEKLAKMTRDFVVAQGFPLYPKAGYESVTLTCATNTPGIVVADLNAALGKRGFTISNGYGDLKEKTFRIAHMGDVTVEGMQELLDTIADILKTLPRANG